A window of Pantoea agglomerans contains these coding sequences:
- the miaB gene encoding tRNA (N6-isopentenyl adenosine(37)-C2)-methylthiotransferase MiaB, producing the protein MASSTMKKLHIKTWGCQMNEYDSSKMADLLNSTHGYTLTEEADEADVLLLNTCSIREKAQEKVFHQLGRWKTLKERNPDLIIGVGGCVASQEGDHIRQRASYVDIVFGPQTLHRLPEMINSVRGSKSPIVDISFPEIEKFDRLPEPRAEGPTAFVSIMEGCNKYCTFCVVPYTRGEEVSRPCDDILLEIAQLAAQGVREVNLLGQNVNAYRGATFDGEICTFAELLRLVAAIDGIDRIRFTTSHPIEFTDDIIEVYRDTPELVSFLHLPVQSGADRILTLMKRAHTALEYKAIIRKLRAARPDIQISSDFIIGFPGETQQDFEQTMKLIADVNFDMSFSFIYSARPGTPAADLPDDVSEEEKKQRLYILQDRINQQAMAWSRRMLGTVQRILVEGTSRKNVMELSGRTETNRVVNFEGSPEMIGKFVDVEIVDVYTNSLRGKVVRTEDEMGLRIVESPASVIARTRKENEIGVGTFQP; encoded by the coding sequence ATGGCTAGTTCGACAATGAAAAAACTGCATATCAAAACCTGGGGCTGTCAGATGAATGAGTACGATTCATCCAAGATGGCTGACCTGCTGAACAGCACCCACGGCTACACGCTGACCGAGGAAGCTGACGAGGCGGACGTGCTGCTGCTCAACACCTGCTCTATTCGTGAGAAGGCGCAGGAGAAAGTTTTCCATCAGCTGGGCCGCTGGAAAACCTTAAAAGAGCGCAACCCTGATTTGATTATCGGTGTCGGCGGCTGCGTGGCGTCGCAGGAGGGGGATCATATTCGCCAGCGCGCCAGCTATGTGGATATCGTGTTCGGTCCGCAAACCCTGCATCGCCTGCCGGAAATGATCAACAGCGTACGCGGCAGCAAAAGCCCGATCGTCGATATCAGCTTCCCGGAAATCGAAAAATTTGACCGTCTGCCGGAACCGCGCGCGGAAGGTCCCACCGCCTTCGTCTCCATCATGGAAGGCTGTAACAAATACTGCACCTTCTGCGTCGTGCCCTATACGCGCGGCGAAGAGGTCAGCCGTCCCTGCGACGATATCCTGCTGGAGATCGCGCAGCTGGCGGCGCAGGGCGTGCGTGAAGTTAACCTGCTGGGCCAGAACGTCAACGCCTATCGCGGCGCAACCTTCGACGGCGAAATCTGCACCTTCGCGGAGCTGCTGCGCCTGGTGGCCGCCATTGACGGCATCGACCGCATTCGCTTCACCACCAGCCACCCGATAGAGTTCACCGACGATATTATCGAGGTCTACCGCGATACGCCGGAGCTGGTGAGCTTCCTGCACCTGCCGGTTCAGAGCGGCGCAGACCGCATCCTGACGCTGATGAAGCGCGCCCATACCGCGCTGGAGTACAAAGCGATTATCCGCAAGCTGCGCGCCGCGCGTCCGGATATTCAGATCAGCTCTGACTTTATCATCGGCTTCCCGGGTGAAACCCAGCAGGACTTCGAACAGACCATGAAGCTGATTGCCGACGTTAACTTCGACATGAGCTTCAGCTTTATCTACTCTGCGCGTCCCGGCACGCCGGCGGCAGATCTGCCGGACGACGTCTCGGAAGAGGAGAAAAAGCAGCGCCTCTATATCCTGCAGGATCGCATCAACCAGCAGGCGATGGCATGGAGTCGCCGTATGCTCGGCACGGTGCAGCGCATTCTGGTGGAAGGCACCTCGCGTAAAAACGTGATGGAGCTGTCGGGCCGTACGGAAACCAACCGCGTGGTGAACTTTGAAGGTTCACCGGAGATGATCGGCAAGTTTGTCGATGTCGAGATTGTCGACGTCTATACT
- the ubiF gene encoding 3-demethoxyubiquinol 3-hydroxylase, translating into MQDNRFDVVVVGGGMVGAALACGLALQQFRVAVVERAEPAPFDPDSDPDVRISAIGSASAGLLKQLEVWPRVQAMRFAPYRKLETWEWQTAHVSFDAASLGLPELGFMVENSVLQRALWERMVQLDITLRAPATLAGLQQENGGWRLDLSDGEALHTRLVVGADGANSQVRQMAGIGIDGWSYAQSCLLIGVTCEHPAGDATWQQFTPQGPHAFLPLYDNRASLVWYDAPARIRQLQGMPLPQLEKEIAAAFPARLGRFKAQTAASFPLVRRHAQRYVLPGLALIGDAAHTINPLAGQGVNLGYRDVDALVDVLVEARANAQEWASENVLRRYQSQRRRDNLLMQSGMDLFYFAFSNRLPPLKFARNLGLMAAERSGALKRKVLRYALGL; encoded by the coding sequence ATGCAGGATAACCGCTTTGATGTGGTGGTGGTGGGCGGCGGCATGGTCGGCGCTGCGCTGGCGTGCGGTCTGGCGCTTCAGCAGTTTCGCGTCGCGGTGGTGGAGCGCGCGGAGCCTGCGCCTTTTGACCCCGACAGCGATCCCGACGTGCGTATCTCCGCCATCGGCAGCGCCTCGGCGGGGCTGCTGAAACAGCTGGAGGTCTGGCCGCGCGTGCAGGCGATGCGCTTTGCGCCCTATCGCAAGCTGGAAACCTGGGAGTGGCAGACGGCTCACGTCAGCTTCGACGCCGCGTCGCTCGGCCTGCCGGAGCTGGGCTTTATGGTCGAGAATAGCGTGCTGCAGCGCGCACTGTGGGAAAGAATGGTGCAGCTCGATATCACGCTGCGCGCGCCTGCAACGCTCGCGGGTCTGCAGCAGGAGAACGGCGGCTGGCGACTCGATCTCAGCGACGGCGAGGCGCTGCATACCCGGCTGGTGGTTGGTGCCGACGGAGCAAACTCACAGGTGCGACAGATGGCGGGCATCGGCATCGACGGCTGGAGCTACGCACAATCCTGTCTGCTGATCGGTGTCACCTGCGAGCATCCGGCGGGCGACGCGACCTGGCAGCAGTTTACCCCGCAGGGACCGCACGCTTTTCTGCCGCTGTATGACAATCGCGCCTCGCTGGTGTGGTATGACGCGCCGGCGCGTATCCGTCAGCTGCAGGGGATGCCGCTGCCGCAGCTGGAGAAGGAGATTGCCGCCGCTTTCCCGGCGCGGCTGGGGCGTTTTAAAGCGCAGACGGCGGCGAGCTTCCCGCTGGTGCGACGTCATGCGCAGCGCTATGTGCTGCCCGGACTGGCGTTGATCGGCGATGCGGCGCATACCATTAATCCGCTGGCGGGGCAGGGCGTCAACCTGGGCTATCGCGACGTGGACGCGCTGGTGGATGTGCTGGTGGAGGCGCGCGCCAACGCGCAGGAGTGGGCGTCTGAAAATGTGCTGCGTCGTTATCAGTCGCAGCGTCGCCGCGATAACCTGCTGATGCAGAGCGGGATGGATCTGTTCTATTTCGCCTTCAGCAACCGGCTGCCGCCGCTGAAGTTCGCCCGCAATCTGGGGCTGATGGCGGCCGAGCGTTCGGGCGCGCTGAAGCGCAAGGTGCTGCGGTATGCGCTGGGGCTTTAG